Proteins encoded in a region of the Brevefilum fermentans genome:
- a CDS encoding glutamate mutase L has translation MNEDVLTIEIGSTITKANAFRLGPGGIFEHLAQGFSTTTVAEGDVGIGVDVALAEVEANLGRSLNDPQIFINSSAAGGLRMTVHGLTQSMTARAAREAALGAGAIVKLVTVGALDAYDLDAIRDIKPNIILLAGGVDYGEKKIVLQNAASLASLGLQIPIVYAGNAVIRKPINEIFDTAGIETLLADNVFPEVDVLNIEPVRYLIQQVFNRHIIHGPGMSRLGDLTDHQILPTPGAVLHAAELFAEALGDCLVFDVGGATTDVHSVSEGSREWADRLTEPEPHAKRTVEGDLGVYVNARNIIEMAAGEGLHYQIENLKAVPKTEHEMTLTRWLCTRAVETAIRRHAGMVVDVYTPTGKRQVVRGKDLSAVKWVIGTGGALTRIPGGAEILRSICTGPGKYLLPLPDTAVLIDRDYLFSAFGTLAGVYPDAVKSTFLAWVESQA, from the coding sequence GTGAACGAAGATGTCCTGACAATTGAGATCGGTTCGACCATCACCAAGGCGAATGCCTTCAGGCTGGGACCGGGGGGAATCTTTGAGCACCTGGCGCAGGGCTTTTCGACCACGACGGTGGCGGAAGGTGATGTTGGCATTGGCGTTGATGTGGCTTTGGCTGAGGTTGAAGCCAACCTGGGCCGATCTCTAAATGACCCACAAATTTTTATCAACAGTTCAGCCGCGGGCGGTCTGCGCATGACCGTCCACGGGCTGACTCAAAGTATGACTGCCAGGGCAGCCCGTGAGGCTGCCCTGGGTGCCGGTGCGATTGTTAAGCTGGTGACGGTTGGCGCCCTGGATGCCTACGACCTGGATGCTATCCGGGACATTAAGCCGAATATCATCCTGCTGGCTGGGGGCGTGGACTACGGTGAAAAGAAGATTGTGTTGCAGAATGCCGCAAGCCTGGCTTCCCTTGGACTTCAAATTCCCATCGTCTACGCGGGGAACGCGGTGATCCGCAAACCGATTAACGAAATATTTGATACAGCCGGGATTGAAACCCTGCTGGCTGACAATGTTTTTCCTGAAGTGGACGTTTTGAATATCGAGCCTGTGCGTTACCTGATCCAGCAGGTATTTAACCGTCATATCATCCACGGGCCGGGCATGAGCCGCCTGGGTGACCTGACCGACCATCAAATCCTGCCCACGCCGGGCGCAGTTTTACACGCTGCGGAATTATTTGCCGAAGCCTTGGGCGATTGTTTGGTCTTTGATGTGGGCGGTGCCACTACCGATGTGCACAGCGTCAGCGAGGGCAGTCGTGAGTGGGCAGACCGCCTGACCGAGCCAGAACCGCATGCCAAACGTACCGTGGAAGGCGACCTGGGTGTGTATGTCAATGCCCGCAACATCATCGAGATGGCAGCGGGTGAGGGCTTGCATTACCAGATCGAGAACTTAAAGGCTGTCCCCAAAACGGAACATGAGATGACCCTGACGCGCTGGCTGTGTACCCGGGCGGTGGAAACCGCCATTCGGCGTCATGCCGGCATGGTGGTCGATGTGTACACCCCAACAGGCAAGCGTCAGGTGGTGCGGGGAAAAGATCTATCGGCGGTTAAATGGGTGATTGGCACCGGCGGCGCACTGACGCGCATCCCGGGCGGTGCGGAGATTCTGCGTTCAATCTGCACCGGGCCGGGAAAATATCTGCTCCCCCTCCCGGATACGGCAGTACTGATTGACCGCGATTATCTCTTTTCAGCTTTTGGCACCCTGGCTGGAGTTTATCCCGATGCGGTCAAAAGCACATTTCTCGCCTGGGTTGAAAGTCAGGCTTAG
- a CDS encoding alanine racemase produces MNMYTPRLEIFPDRIAENVRYILGLCHEHGAQVACVSKVLRAHPAIQKVFKEEGADMLADSRTENLRLAAETYPEMPRLMLRLPALCEVENVIRYADYSLNSSLGTLEALSQAAVGLNRTHKVIIMVDVGDLREGVWPDRVVPLVENAARLPNIEIAGLGANLACYGGVIPTPENMRTLIDCRDACRQATGLPLDMLSGGNSANLPLLMEGGMPPEINHFRIGEAIILGRNVLDRSPLPGTRQDGLRVVAEIIELESKPSIPIGPRGQDAFGNQVEFEDRGVRKRALLNMGRQDVDIEGLTPEDEGIIVLGGSSDHLVLDVSDAHQALQLGDEVAFMPTYSALLAASTSPYVEKKVVHGL; encoded by the coding sequence TTGAATATGTACACTCCCCGACTCGAAATATTCCCCGACCGGATTGCTGAAAATGTCAGATACATCCTTGGGTTATGCCACGAGCATGGTGCACAGGTCGCATGTGTATCCAAAGTGCTGCGGGCGCACCCGGCGATTCAAAAAGTATTTAAAGAAGAAGGCGCTGACATGCTGGCGGATTCACGGACCGAAAACCTGCGCCTGGCTGCCGAAACCTACCCGGAGATGCCCCGTTTGATGTTGAGATTGCCTGCGTTGTGCGAGGTGGAGAACGTCATTCGCTATGCGGACTACTCGTTGAACTCATCCCTGGGGACGCTGGAAGCGCTGTCACAGGCGGCGGTGGGATTAAATCGGACCCACAAAGTGATCATCATGGTGGACGTGGGCGATCTGCGCGAGGGTGTGTGGCCGGATCGTGTGGTTCCGTTGGTGGAAAATGCCGCCCGACTGCCCAATATTGAGATTGCCGGTCTGGGCGCCAACCTGGCTTGTTATGGCGGGGTGATCCCTACGCCGGAGAACATGCGCACCCTGATTGATTGCCGGGATGCCTGCCGCCAGGCGACAGGCCTGCCCTTGGATATGCTCTCCGGTGGGAACAGCGCCAACCTGCCCCTGTTGATGGAGGGCGGCATGCCGCCTGAGATCAATCACTTCCGGATTGGCGAGGCGATCATCCTGGGGCGCAACGTGCTCGACCGTTCTCCCTTGCCGGGGACGCGCCAGGATGGCTTGCGGGTCGTGGCGGAAATTATCGAACTTGAAAGCAAGCCCTCGATCCCGATCGGACCACGCGGACAGGATGCCTTTGGCAACCAGGTTGAATTTGAGGACCGGGGTGTGCGCAAACGTGCATTGCTCAACATGGGTCGCCAGGATGTGGACATTGAAGGTCTGACACCGGAGGATGAGGGCATCATCGTGCTGGGCGGCAGCAGCGATCACCTGGTGCTGGATGTAAGCGATGCACATCAAGCGCTGCAACTGGGCGATGAGGTTGCCTTTATGCCAACTTACAGCGCGCTTTTAGCGGCTTCGACTTCGCCTTATGTTGAGAAAAAAGTTGTGCACGGATTATAA
- the alr gene encoding alanine racemase, with protein MLYQTHIRIHLDHIRFNINGIRQAIGAERKLLIAVKANAYGHGAVEVSRMAEEIGVDWLGVATVPEGIQLRQAGIHLPILKFSPVFEEEMETAVHNNLVLTVCELENIHALQAASAAAGKRQPVHLKVETGMGRIGVSISEAPALATFIDQHCPNLELEGIFTHLPISDDPDPDYTRGQIQRFKAVAEDIHKAIGRRVDLVHCANSGAVLGHDSGWLDMVRPGVMVYGTYPDPRTPRTIPLKPGMSFYTRVSFLKYVTAGTSIGYGRTWFAPQDTWIGTIPVGYADGFNRLFSNRGRVLINGRSYRLVGRVCMDQSMVDLGPTTDVKVGDEVVLMGRSGDEEITCEEWAQTLNTITYEVTCQINPRVTRVYLH; from the coding sequence ATGCTCTACCAGACTCACATCCGCATTCATCTGGATCATATTCGCTTCAATATTAACGGCATTCGCCAGGCCATTGGTGCTGAGCGCAAGCTGTTGATTGCGGTTAAGGCGAATGCTTACGGGCACGGCGCGGTGGAAGTCTCCCGAATGGCAGAGGAAATCGGTGTGGATTGGCTGGGCGTGGCTACGGTTCCGGAGGGCATCCAGTTGCGGCAGGCGGGTATCCACTTGCCGATTTTAAAGTTTTCACCGGTCTTTGAAGAGGAAATGGAAACGGCAGTCCACAACAACCTGGTGTTAACCGTCTGCGAGCTGGAAAATATCCACGCGCTGCAAGCTGCCAGTGCCGCAGCAGGAAAGCGGCAGCCTGTACACCTCAAGGTGGAGACCGGCATGGGGCGCATTGGTGTGTCCATCTCAGAAGCGCCAGCGCTGGCAACGTTCATCGATCAGCATTGCCCAAACCTGGAGCTGGAGGGGATTTTCACCCATCTGCCAATCAGCGATGACCCCGATCCCGATTACACCCGGGGACAGATTCAGCGCTTCAAGGCTGTAGCTGAGGATATCCATAAAGCCATTGGTCGCCGGGTAGACCTGGTGCATTGTGCCAATTCGGGCGCGGTGCTGGGGCATGATTCGGGATGGCTGGACATGGTGCGTCCGGGTGTGATGGTATATGGGACGTATCCCGACCCGCGCACCCCACGCACGATCCCCCTTAAGCCCGGGATGAGTTTTTACACACGCGTCTCATTTCTCAAATACGTAACCGCCGGGACGAGTATCGGGTACGGGCGCACCTGGTTTGCCCCGCAGGATACATGGATCGGCACCATTCCCGTAGGCTATGCGGATGGCTTTAATCGTCTGTTTTCAAACCGGGGCAGGGTGTTGATCAACGGGCGCTCGTATCGACTGGTGGGGCGGGTATGTATGGATCAGAGCATGGTTGACCTGGGGCCAACGACGGATGTGAAGGTGGGGGACGAGGTCGTGTTGATGGGCAGGAGCGGCGATGAGGAGATCACCTGTGAAGAGTGGGCGCAGACGCTGAATACCATCACCTATGAGGTGACCTGTCAGATCAACCCGCGTGTGACGCGCGTGTATTTACATTAA
- a CDS encoding permease, translating to MNTPALILSGIALILLIVALIRGENLAIAGIKLAGATVWSNLILLIASFLIAGLMQVLLPGALIAKWMGDSAGIKAILIGCVAGGIVPGSPYVVFPIVTGFYKAGAGLGAIIGFVTAWSLWSISRLPIEMALINPKTALLRYAITFIVPPLSGLAAHALSKFMG from the coding sequence ATGAATACCCCTGCGCTGATCCTGTCCGGAATTGCACTCATCCTGTTGATTGTTGCCCTCATCCGGGGTGAAAACCTGGCTATTGCCGGGATCAAACTGGCTGGCGCCACGGTGTGGAGCAACCTGATTCTATTGATTGCCAGTTTTTTAATCGCTGGCTTGATGCAAGTGCTGCTGCCAGGAGCGTTGATTGCAAAATGGATGGGGGATTCCGCCGGGATTAAGGCAATTCTGATTGGTTGTGTCGCCGGTGGGATCGTGCCGGGTTCACCGTACGTCGTCTTTCCGATTGTCACCGGTTTTTATAAAGCTGGCGCCGGTTTGGGCGCCATCATCGGGTTTGTCACTGCCTGGTCTCTGTGGTCAATCTCCCGCCTCCCTATAGAAATGGCGCTGATCAACCCCAAAACCGCCCTGCTGCGTTATGCCATCACCTTTATCGTCCCCCCCTTATCCGGCCTGGCTGCGCATGCCTTGAGTAAGTTCATGGGGTAA
- a CDS encoding choice-of-anchor Q domain-containing protein, with protein sequence MMNNSRYLRLFLSLFLTFVLLTSLGVSVKPVAAATITVINTENSGPGSLREALLNASPGDTIKFSEALQGQTIVVSGDPLFIQKNVTIDGSSLWLRITISGDDQMRVFDVFENVEVKMIGLNIAHGYKGGLSIKDGGGIYLSKNAKVTLKNCNLFKNRAKGNGGAIAVGEQAILEAYNCIFSDNTALEENTSSGGAIYNLGSVYTYRSTFNDNFANWGGGIENSGSLTVSESQFLDNSGGNQGGAIRNIGLVEISDSIFSENTAQMGGAILNWTDLEVINSEIIDNFAPSGGGVFNFGIFRLENSTFNGNQAVEGGGVYNSDDAELTSSNNYFFKNTAEESGGGIYNSAVLHMTGDTFEENSAETGGGGGIENQGILTVEASLFLGNSGGIQGGAIRNVEQVDVFDSTFNENKAFFGGAILNWEVLDVTGSTFFGNTATYGGAVRNWGGDMVIKNSTVSGNQAMEDGGGIQNVDGGKLASYYNTIAFNKATGEGGGVKNGTGCTMVCFSTLIAGSTGGDCVNLGDIYSSSNNFVGDGGCNATFSGDPKIGPLANNSGPTQTHALLPGSRAIDAAHADSCPPTDQRGVTRPYGPGCDIGAFEFNPDYPYIGVAKIFIPCFLR encoded by the coding sequence ATGATGAACAATAGTCGCTACTTGAGATTATTTTTGAGCCTATTTCTTACTTTCGTGTTGCTAACCAGTCTTGGTGTCAGCGTAAAGCCTGTTGCAGCGGCTACAATCACTGTGATCAATACCGAAAACTCTGGGCCCGGGTCTTTGCGTGAGGCGCTGCTAAACGCCAGTCCAGGTGATACGATCAAATTTTCTGAGGCACTTCAAGGCCAAACTATTGTAGTTAGCGGTGATCCGCTGTTTATTCAAAAAAATGTGACGATTGACGGATCTTCACTGTGGCTGAGGATCACAATCAGTGGTGATGATCAAATGAGGGTGTTTGACGTGTTTGAGAACGTTGAAGTTAAGATGATTGGCCTCAATATTGCGCATGGTTATAAAGGCGGTTTATCAATTAAAGATGGCGGGGGCATTTACCTCTCAAAAAATGCAAAAGTCACCTTAAAAAACTGTAACTTGTTTAAAAACCGGGCGAAGGGCAATGGTGGAGCGATTGCTGTCGGTGAACAAGCGATCTTAGAAGCTTATAATTGCATATTTTCTGATAATACGGCACTAGAAGAAAATACAAGCTCTGGCGGAGCCATCTACAACCTGGGAAGTGTATATACATATCGCAGCACCTTTAATGATAACTTTGCCAATTGGGGTGGCGGAATTGAGAATTCGGGTTCATTGACGGTTAGTGAAAGCCAATTTCTTGACAATTCTGGTGGGAATCAAGGCGGGGCGATCCGGAATATCGGGCTGGTGGAAATTTCCGATAGTATATTCAGCGAGAATACTGCGCAGATGGGCGGTGCGATTCTGAACTGGACTGATTTAGAAGTGATAAACAGCGAAATAATAGACAATTTCGCGCCCAGCGGTGGTGGTGTGTTTAATTTTGGCATCTTTCGCTTAGAAAACAGCACATTTAATGGCAATCAGGCAGTGGAGGGTGGTGGGGTTTATAATTCCGATGATGCGGAACTTACTAGCTCGAACAATTATTTCTTTAAGAACACTGCAGAAGAATCAGGCGGGGGTATTTACAACTCGGCTGTTTTACATATGACAGGCGACACTTTTGAGGAAAATTCTGCCGAAACGGGCGGCGGCGGCGGTATTGAAAACCAGGGCATATTAACGGTTGAGGCAAGCCTATTTCTTGGAAATTCTGGAGGGATTCAGGGTGGGGCAATCCGGAATGTCGAACAGGTTGATGTTTTCGACAGTACATTCAACGAGAACAAGGCATTTTTTGGCGGTGCGATCCTGAATTGGGAAGTTTTGGACGTTACTGGGAGTACATTTTTTGGCAACACTGCCACTTACGGTGGGGCGGTGAGAAACTGGGGTGGGGACATGGTTATTAAAAACAGCACCGTGTCCGGCAATCAGGCGATGGAAGATGGCGGTGGAATACAAAATGTAGACGGTGGAAAGCTTGCCAGTTATTACAATACAATCGCATTTAATAAAGCCACAGGTGAAGGTGGCGGTGTAAAAAATGGGACTGGTTGTACCATGGTTTGTTTCAGCACGCTGATTGCCGGGTCAACGGGTGGGGATTGTGTAAATTTAGGTGATATTTACTCGAGCTCTAACAACTTTGTTGGAGATGGCGGTTGCAATGCAACCTTCTCCGGCGACCCCAAGATAGGGCCCTTGGCAAACAACAGCGGACCCACGCAGACCCACGCCCTTTTACCCGGTTCACGGGCGATTGATGCGGCTCACGCCGATTCGTGTCCACCAACAGACCAGCGCGGTGTTACAAGACCTTATGGTCCGGGTTGTGATATTGGTGCTTTTGAATTCAATCCCGACTACCCGTATATTGGGGTGGCGAAAATTTTCATACCCTGCTTTTTACGATAG
- a CDS encoding carbohydrate ABC transporter permease, translating into MAQSQMQNSLSTNVPQTTYSGSAGKRKRALKNFFEAMLYLSPALILFMAFVFVPLFRSFQISAYITDPIGRLSKFVGLLNYKRLFETTNFINSLNKSFLFILYTVPTTIAISLGLAMLGDLRLKGISFFRMVFSIAIAISGATASLMFKYIYHPTVGVNYLLSLVGIPNIPWLVSQDTALMSVALTTVWLQIGMNTVIILAAMQTIPEELYESAMIDGANGWNRFVHITLPMLSSTFFFLLVVDTLAAFQTFTPIHIMTSGGPLEATNLLVYSIYREFYFNGKFGFAAAQSIMLFFIMLILTIFQFVFLERRVYYE; encoded by the coding sequence ATGGCACAGAGTCAGATGCAAAATAGTCTATCCACAAATGTTCCACAGACAACTTATTCAGGATCAGCAGGAAAAAGAAAAAGAGCTCTTAAGAATTTTTTCGAGGCGATGTTATACCTCAGCCCGGCATTAATATTATTTATGGCTTTTGTGTTCGTTCCGCTGTTCCGCTCTTTTCAGATCAGCGCATATATTACCGATCCGATTGGACGTTTGTCCAAATTTGTGGGGTTGTTGAATTACAAGCGCTTATTTGAAACCACCAACTTTATTAACAGCCTGAACAAATCATTCCTGTTTATTCTTTACACCGTGCCCACGACAATCGCGATTTCGTTAGGGCTGGCCATGCTGGGTGACCTGCGCCTCAAGGGCATTTCCTTTTTTAGGATGGTCTTCTCGATTGCTATTGCGATCTCAGGCGCAACAGCCTCTTTGATGTTCAAGTATATTTACCACCCGACAGTGGGTGTAAATTACCTGTTAAGTCTTGTAGGAATTCCGAATATTCCCTGGCTGGTAAGCCAGGACACCGCGTTGATGTCAGTTGCCTTAACAACCGTATGGCTTCAAATCGGCATGAACACGGTGATCATCCTGGCAGCCATGCAGACCATCCCAGAAGAGCTATATGAAAGCGCCATGATCGACGGTGCCAATGGCTGGAATCGGTTTGTACACATCACCTTACCGATGCTTTCATCCACCTTCTTCTTTTTACTGGTGGTGGATACGCTGGCAGCCTTCCAAACCTTTACACCGATTCATATTATGACATCGGGCGGGCCGCTCGAAGCAACCAATTTGCTGGTATATTCGATTTACCGTGAGTTCTACTTTAATGGAAAGTTCGGATTTGCTGCTGCCCAATCGATCATGTTGTTTTTCATCATGTTGATATTGACCATTTTCCAATTTGTATTCCTGGAACGAAGGGTTTATTACGAATGA
- a CDS encoding carbohydrate ABC transporter permease, with amino-acid sequence MKLSNFRYRPLITIGQYIILIIAALIILYPIWSAFNISMMSDSEMGSYPPLQFPSGIRLNNIRRALTQAPLPRYLLNSVIQSLLVMMGQLITASLAAYAFAFIDFKWRNFFFLLFLSTMMIPWEATIIPNYLFVRKLGWTDTFQGLAVPFMATGFGTFLLRQFFLKIPPDLRDAATIDGCGSFRFLVTIVLPLARPALGTLAVYSFLQTYNQYLWPLLVTNNPSMRTVQIGIALLQDEERLMINIIMAGVIFILIPTLTLFIVSNRQLIRGLTAGAVKG; translated from the coding sequence ATGAAACTATCGAACTTTCGCTACCGTCCATTAATCACAATCGGACAATACATCATTCTGATTATTGCCGCATTAATTATTTTGTATCCGATCTGGTCTGCTTTCAATATCAGCATGATGTCTGATTCTGAAATGGGCTCCTATCCGCCGCTCCAATTCCCATCGGGCATTCGTTTAAACAATATTCGACGTGCCCTGACACAAGCGCCATTGCCTCGTTATTTATTGAATAGCGTCATCCAATCTTTGTTGGTGATGATGGGCCAACTGATTACAGCCAGCTTGGCAGCGTATGCATTTGCCTTTATTGATTTTAAATGGCGCAATTTCTTTTTCCTCCTGTTTTTATCGACCATGATGATCCCCTGGGAGGCGACGATTATCCCGAACTACCTGTTTGTGCGCAAGTTGGGATGGACCGATACTTTTCAGGGATTGGCAGTCCCCTTTATGGCTACAGGGTTTGGCACCTTCTTGCTGCGCCAATTTTTCTTAAAGATCCCACCTGACCTGAGGGACGCTGCTACCATCGATGGGTGCGGCAGTTTCCGGTTTTTGGTGACGATTGTTCTCCCCCTGGCGCGTCCGGCTTTAGGGACTTTGGCGGTTTACAGTTTTTTGCAGACTTACAACCAGTATTTATGGCCTTTACTGGTTACGAACAATCCTTCGATGCGAACCGTTCAAATTGGGATTGCGCTGCTTCAAGATGAAGAACGTTTGATGATTAACATCATCATGGCGGGCGTGATTTTTATTCTGATCCCAACATTAACTTTGTTTATTGTCAGCAATCGGCAACTTATTCGTGGGTTAACCGCTGGTGCTGTGAAAGGATAA
- a CDS encoding ABC transporter substrate-binding protein produces MNKKLLIFLGVLIISTMILSACKPAAEPPAVEEPAVEKPAAEVEAPPAPEPEETVKIDFWHSMGGDLGGVAIPQMADDFNASQSKCFVEPIYQGSYDDALNKLRASLQTQDVPAVMQLYDIGTRLMVDLQMITPVQEFIDKDNYDVSDLEPNVLAYYTVDGKQASMPFNTSTPMLYYNKDMFRAAGLDPEKPPRTFEEVWEAARVLTQKDASGNVVVSGISMSIYGWFFEQFLAVSGGYYANNANGRDALATEATFNGPEGVAILDWWKGMWDEGLMGNYGRVNADVRTAFYAEQTAMFVDSTAVLRGAMDTVDGKFEIGTAYLPRPNEAAFDTSGTIIGGGSLWIINASTPAEQACAWEFIKYQASPEQQAYWHTMSGYFPIRDTAYDVPLATEWREQYPQFKTAVDQLHIAPNNRVTQGGLIGVFPTARQTIEGAIEEVLAGVATPQEALDKAAKIVTDAIEEYNISMGLTD; encoded by the coding sequence ATGAACAAAAAACTATTGATTTTCCTGGGCGTACTGATCATTTCGACGATGATCCTGTCCGCCTGCAAACCTGCAGCCGAACCGCCGGCTGTGGAGGAGCCTGCTGTGGAAAAGCCAGCTGCTGAAGTAGAAGCGCCGCCAGCCCCGGAACCGGAGGAAACGGTGAAGATTGACTTCTGGCACAGCATGGGTGGTGACCTGGGTGGTGTTGCCATTCCGCAAATGGCTGATGATTTCAATGCCTCACAGTCAAAATGCTTTGTCGAGCCGATTTACCAGGGCTCTTATGACGACGCATTGAACAAGTTGAGGGCAAGTCTCCAGACACAGGATGTGCCAGCAGTGATGCAACTGTATGATATCGGCACCCGCTTGATGGTTGACCTGCAAATGATCACGCCAGTTCAAGAGTTCATTGATAAAGACAATTATGATGTCTCGGACCTTGAGCCCAATGTGCTGGCATATTACACGGTTGATGGGAAGCAAGCTTCAATGCCCTTCAATACGTCCACGCCAATGCTGTATTACAACAAAGACATGTTCAGGGCAGCGGGTTTGGACCCTGAAAAACCACCAAGAACCTTCGAAGAAGTCTGGGAAGCCGCTCGTGTTCTGACTCAGAAGGATGCCTCTGGCAATGTGGTTGTCTCTGGTATTTCAATGAGCATTTATGGCTGGTTCTTTGAACAATTCCTGGCTGTTTCCGGTGGGTACTACGCCAATAATGCGAATGGGCGTGATGCCCTGGCAACCGAGGCGACCTTTAACGGTCCGGAAGGCGTAGCTATCCTGGATTGGTGGAAGGGCATGTGGGACGAAGGCCTGATGGGCAACTACGGACGGGTGAATGCTGATGTCCGCACCGCTTTCTACGCTGAACAGACTGCCATGTTTGTTGACTCGACAGCAGTTCTGCGTGGCGCCATGGACACGGTTGACGGAAAATTTGAAATCGGCACCGCATACCTGCCGCGTCCTAACGAAGCAGCCTTTGACACCTCAGGAACCATCATCGGTGGTGGATCGCTGTGGATCATCAACGCCAGCACCCCGGCAGAACAGGCTTGCGCCTGGGAATTCATCAAATACCAGGCTTCACCTGAACAGCAGGCTTACTGGCACACCATGTCAGGCTATTTCCCCATCCGAGATACCGCATACGATGTTCCTCTGGCAACTGAGTGGCGTGAGCAGTATCCGCAATTCAAGACCGCGGTTGATCAACTGCACATTGCACCCAACAACAGGGTGACCCAGGGCGGTTTGATCGGCGTATTCCCGACCGCACGGCAGACCATTGAAGGCGCGATCGAAGAAGTGTTAGCCGGTGTGGCAACACCACAGGAAGCGCTGGACAAAGCAGCCAAGATTGTTACCGACGCCATCGAGGAATACAATATTTCAATGGGCTTGACCGATTAA
- a CDS encoding glycerophosphodiester phosphodiesterase has translation MTTMDTSQVMIIAHRGARSLAPENTLPAAAKALENHADGWELDVAMSADGELVVLHDDTLERTSNVMDVFPERKPWSVYEFSLAELQQLDFGRWFVESDPFGQISEGNVAASDVEAFRGTKIPTLENALEFTRSNHWWVNIEIKDASGTPSDAVIVSEVVRLVEKMGMEDQVLISSFNWDYLSQVKALNPDLATGVLANSIVVDPVSLMKKLNAQAFHPGIKVTLAAQVQQLRENNYGVNVWTVNDVSDMERLIEMGVTGIITDFPQRLYPILNP, from the coding sequence ATGACTACAATGGACACTTCCCAGGTTATGATCATTGCCCATCGTGGTGCCCGTTCATTGGCGCCTGAAAATACACTGCCAGCCGCGGCAAAGGCGCTGGAAAACCATGCTGACGGCTGGGAACTGGATGTTGCGATGAGCGCCGATGGCGAGCTGGTGGTTTTGCATGACGATACATTGGAGCGGACCTCGAATGTTATGGATGTTTTTCCAGAAAGAAAGCCCTGGTCCGTGTATGAATTTTCGTTAGCCGAATTACAGCAGCTGGATTTTGGACGCTGGTTTGTGGAAAGCGATCCGTTCGGGCAGATCTCTGAGGGAAATGTCGCAGCCAGTGATGTGGAAGCATTCCGGGGAACAAAGATCCCCACGCTGGAGAATGCATTGGAATTTACGCGATCTAACCATTGGTGGGTCAATATCGAAATCAAGGATGCCAGCGGCACACCTTCAGATGCTGTGATTGTTTCAGAGGTTGTCAGGCTGGTCGAAAAGATGGGGATGGAAGACCAGGTGCTGATCTCATCTTTTAATTGGGATTATCTAAGTCAGGTTAAAGCGCTGAATCCTGACCTGGCGACGGGCGTTTTAGCGAATTCAATCGTCGTGGATCCCGTCTCCTTGATGAAGAAACTGAATGCACAGGCGTTTCACCCCGGGATCAAAGTCACGCTTGCTGCACAGGTTCAACAACTGCGTGAAAATAACTATGGTGTCAACGTGTGGACAGTCAATGACGTGTCGGACATGGAACGGCTGATCGAGATGGGCGTGACGGGCATTATCACGGATTTCCCCCAACGTTTATACCCGATTCTCAATCCTTAA
- a CDS encoding amino acid ABC transporter permease gives MGDTFTILRRFLPEFLKGTAVTLELTAVGLALGFILGLILALMRTYGPRWQRAIAVGFIEFFRGTPLLVQLFLIYYGLPSLGLTLDQKTSAYLALGLNSAAYQAEYLRGAIQSIGDSQMTAGRSIGLTRWQTIWHIILPQALRLVIPAWSNEPISLLKTTAVVFLIAVQDLMARGKRAATITYNPIGSYLAIAMIYLVFVFVVNALLKWLERKTRIPGFDMETKRP, from the coding sequence ATGGGCGATACCTTTACGATCCTGCGCAGATTTTTGCCTGAATTCCTCAAAGGAACGGCAGTGACCCTAGAGCTCACGGCTGTCGGCCTGGCTTTGGGGTTTATCTTGGGGCTGATCCTGGCTTTGATGCGCACATATGGGCCACGATGGCAGCGAGCGATTGCGGTCGGGTTTATTGAATTCTTCAGAGGAACGCCATTACTCGTCCAGCTGTTTTTGATCTATTACGGGTTGCCCTCCCTGGGGTTAACCCTTGATCAAAAAACCTCTGCTTACCTGGCACTGGGACTTAACAGCGCAGCCTACCAGGCTGAATACCTGCGGGGCGCCATCCAATCCATTGGCGACTCGCAGATGACCGCGGGCAGGTCCATCGGGCTGACTCGCTGGCAGACCATCTGGCACATTATTCTCCCGCAAGCCCTGCGCCTGGTGATCCCAGCCTGGTCCAACGAACCGATTTCATTATTGAAAACGACTGCGGTGGTGTTCTTGATCGCCGTTCAGGACCTGATGGCCAGGGGAAAACGGGCTGCCACCATCACCTACAACCCGATCGGCAGCTACCTGGCGATTGCAATGATTTACCTGGTCTTTGTTTTTGTTGTGAATGCCTTGTTAAAATGGCTTGAGCGAAAAACAAGAATTCCAGGCTTCGATATGGAAACCAAACGACCCTGA